AACGGCAACAGTTCAGACAGGTGCCGGTCGTCCAGCTCGGCCTGGTCGTATCGGTCGAGCAGCCCGGCGAGGATGCCGGGGGCGTGCAGGCTGAGGACCGCGAGATCCATGACGGGGTCGCCGGGTTGCAGTTCCGCGACGTCGATGAGCCGTACTCGATCGCCGGGACCCACGATGAAGTGATCCGGCGGGGCATCCATCATGATCATTGAGCCGGCCCGGCCCGCGATGAGCGGCCGGACGCGGCGATACCAGCGCCGAGCCACGCCGACGCCGGTCGGGTCGATCTCGCCGCGCCGCGCCCACCAGTGCAGAGCGTGGTGGCACCAGCCGTCGATCCACGTCACCAGGTCCGGGTTGACGCCGCCGTACGGCGGCGCGGCCGGCAACCGGTGAACCTTGCCGAGGATCTCGAGGACCTCGTGTCTCAACGGCACGTTGTCGTCCGCACCGATCGCTCGGCCGGGCGTCCAGTCGAGAACGATGACGCTGGGCGGCCCGTCGCGGACAGCTCGGACCCGGCTCACCGGCAGCCCGGCCGCCTTGAGCACCGCCACCGCGGCGACTTCCGCGGCGAACTGACCTGCCGATGTCGTGACCTTGACCACCACCTC
Above is a genomic segment from Actinoplanes ianthinogenes containing:
- a CDS encoding phosphotransferase — encoded protein: MATETGAAPDAVEMLTHRHGRLVCRATLPSGAEVVVKVTTSAGQFAAEVAAVAVLKAAGLPVSRVRAVRDGPPSVIVLDWTPGRAIGADDNVPLRHEVLEILGKVHRLPAAPPYGGVNPDLVTWIDGWCHHALHWWARRGEIDPTGVGVARRWYRRVRPLIAGRAGSMIMMDAPPDHFIVGPGDRVRLIDVAELQPGDPVMDLAVLSLHAPGILAGLLDRYDQAELDDRHLSELLPFYVFLRAVAAAQWSAHVLDPAGCATWLSRAATELRRAPREP